One part of the Vicugna pacos chromosome 20, VicPac4, whole genome shotgun sequence genome encodes these proteins:
- the MUC22 gene encoding mucin-22: MKTRKCPATSLLLLLLFGCLELDTGASADYTTLNSGTREDHTTEDPGITEDYTTAVLGTMEDNTADLWTMEDYTTTDPGTTEDHTTADPGTTEDRTTADPGTREDRTTADLGTTKDYTTADLGTMEDYTTSEPGTEDTENYTSKHPDTHPEETDSVTAVKPPGLQTPIRIILISLAATAVTVALFVGFGFLVKNCFLHPFNPPDGAVYHPPVMDRSTP; encoded by the exons atgaaaacaagaaaatgccCTGCCACATctcttctgctgctgcttctctttgGGTGTTTAGAACTGG ACACAGGAGCCTCTGCAGACTACACCACCTTGAATTCAGGAACCAGGGAGGACCACACCACTGAAGACCCAGGGATCACAGAGGACTACACCACAGCAGTCCTGGGGACCATGGAGGACAACACAGCAGACCTATGGACCATGGAGGACTACACCACCACAGACCCGGGGACCACAGAGGACCACACCACAGCAGACCCGGGGACCACAGAGGACCGCACCACAGCAGACCCGGGGACCAGAGAGGACCGCACCACAGCAGACCTGGGGACCACAAAGGATTACACCACAGCAGACCTAGGGACCATGGAGGACTACACCACTTCAGAACCAGGGACTGAAGACACAGAAAATTACACCAGTAAACACCCAGACACTCACCCAGAGGAAACAGATTCAGTGACGGCAGTGAAACCCCCTGGGCTCCAGACACCCATCAGAATCATCCTCATTTCCCTGGCTGCCACTGCTGTCACTGTTGCACTCTTTGTTGGATTTGGCTTCCTTGTG AAAAACTGTTTCCTGCATCCATTTAATCCACCCGACGGAGCTGTTTATCACCCCCCTGTCATGGATCGGAGCACTCCATGA